In Modestobacter versicolor, a single genomic region encodes these proteins:
- a CDS encoding ATP-binding protein yields MVQPSQDQQIYRHVGHVMSTGEDVATTVAPFLSGALSTGEPVVIACPEPVAAALAGALGGNAGVQVVSPEPLDRRPPDAIAALTALIDRELPGDGRRLHLVTGPGRQADWSTWTQTEALLNHVLAERPVDHLCLMVPAGEDGGSLARATHPWLLTRDGAVRNADYRPPAELLREVQRAQPPDPLESTEPALAMADLDDMRVLRRALNQVLAESALSADAAQDFVLAIDEVTANAAEHGVPPVDVTLWCSPERLLCAVTDRGTAFDDPLVGYGPAHGDMAVGGMGLWLARRSVDSLTTGPADESGDGCTVRLVVNA; encoded by the coding sequence GTGGTGCAGCCGAGCCAGGACCAGCAGATCTACCGGCACGTCGGCCACGTGATGAGCACCGGGGAGGACGTCGCCACGACCGTGGCGCCCTTCCTCAGCGGCGCGCTGTCCACCGGGGAGCCGGTGGTGATCGCCTGCCCGGAGCCGGTCGCCGCCGCACTGGCCGGGGCGCTGGGTGGCAACGCGGGCGTCCAGGTGGTGTCCCCCGAACCGCTCGACCGGCGGCCACCGGACGCGATCGCCGCCCTCACCGCGCTCATCGACCGGGAGCTGCCCGGCGACGGACGTCGGCTGCACCTGGTCACCGGCCCCGGCCGGCAGGCCGACTGGTCGACCTGGACGCAGACCGAGGCGCTGCTCAACCACGTGCTGGCCGAGCGGCCGGTCGACCACCTGTGCCTGATGGTGCCGGCGGGCGAGGACGGCGGGTCGCTCGCCCGGGCCACCCACCCGTGGCTGCTCACCCGAGACGGCGCGGTCCGCAACGCCGACTACCGGCCGCCGGCCGAGCTGCTGCGCGAGGTGCAGCGCGCCCAGCCGCCGGACCCGCTGGAGTCCACCGAGCCGGCGCTGGCGATGGCCGACCTCGACGACATGCGGGTGCTGCGCCGGGCGCTCAACCAGGTCCTGGCCGAGAGCGCGCTCTCGGCGGACGCCGCGCAGGACTTCGTGCTGGCCATCGACGAGGTCACCGCCAACGCCGCCGAGCACGGCGTCCCGCCGGTCGACGTGACCCTGTGGTGCTCACCCGAGCGGCTGCTGTGCGCGGTCACCGACCGCGGCACCGCCTTCGACGACCCGCTGGTGGGCTACGGGCCGGCGCACGGCGACATGGCCGTCGGCGGGATGGGGCTGTGGCTGGCCCGCCGCTCGGTCGACAGCCTGACCACCGGCCCGGCCGACGAGTCCGGCGACGGCTGCACCGTGCGGCTCGTCGTCAACGCCTGA
- the idi gene encoding isopentenyl-diphosphate Delta-isomerase encodes MVASPAAELIVLVDEDGTAIGAMPKPLVHHGETPLHRAFSAYLFDDDGRLLVTRRAEDKATFPGMWTNTVCGHPGPGEPDPDAIARRAGYELGLGVADLRPALPSYRYRAEFRGVVENEVCPVYLGRFTGTPAPDPTEVGEWELLEWAAFRARQETTQYDEWSPWCREQARLIEAAGLVT; translated from the coding sequence GTGGTGGCATCCCCGGCAGCAGAGCTGATCGTCCTGGTCGACGAGGACGGGACGGCGATCGGCGCGATGCCCAAGCCGCTGGTGCACCACGGCGAGACGCCGCTGCACCGGGCCTTCTCCGCCTACCTGTTCGACGACGACGGCCGGCTGCTGGTCACCCGGCGCGCGGAGGACAAGGCGACCTTCCCCGGCATGTGGACCAACACGGTGTGCGGGCACCCCGGCCCCGGCGAGCCCGACCCGGACGCGATCGCCCGCCGGGCCGGCTACGAGCTCGGCCTCGGGGTCGCCGACCTGCGGCCGGCGCTGCCGTCCTACCGCTACCGCGCCGAGTTCCGCGGCGTGGTGGAGAACGAGGTCTGCCCGGTCTACCTGGGGCGGTTCACCGGCACGCCGGCCCCCGACCCGACCGAGGTCGGGGAGTGGGAGCTGCTGGAGTGGGCGGCTTTCCGGGCCCGGCAGGAGACCACCCAGTACGACGAGTGGTCACCCTGGTGCCGCGAGCAGGCCCGCCTCATCGAGGCCGCCGGCCTGGTGACCTGA